A stretch of the Microtus pennsylvanicus isolate mMicPen1 chromosome 16, mMicPen1.hap1, whole genome shotgun sequence genome encodes the following:
- the LOC142836409 gene encoding rho GTPase-activating protein 20-like isoform X4, translating to METLEEKAAGEKHRTLLCQGPVELRRGWRRKKQHLSLFSDVLVVSHNLRKRKFKTKHIIPLSYLWMGDYVDIVGRDSSSACKSILLSWPVGNFVATFRA from the exons atggAAACCCTTGAGGAGAAAGCCGCGGGAGAGAAACATCGAACCTTGCTCTGCCAAGGTCCCGTGGAACTGAGAAGaggctggagaaggaagaaacaacACCTCTCCTTGTTCAGTGATGTGTTGGTTGTGTCTCACAACCT GCGTAAGAGAAAGTTCAAGACCAAACATATCATCCCCCTGAGTTACCTGTGGATGGGTGACTATGTGGACATAGTCGGGAGAGACAGCAGCTCTGCTTGCAAGTCCATTCTCCTGTCCTGGCCCGTGGGAAATTTTGTGGCCACCTTTCG AGCATGA
- the LOC142836409 gene encoding rho GTPase-activating protein 20-like isoform X3, whose protein sequence is METLEEKAAGEKHRTLLCQGPVELRRGWRRKKQHLSLFSDVLVVSHNLRKRKFKTKHIIPLSYLWMGDYVDIVGRDSSSACKSILLSWPVGNFVATFRVLKVTSCGSVVALRKPQA, encoded by the exons atggAAACCCTTGAGGAGAAAGCCGCGGGAGAGAAACATCGAACCTTGCTCTGCCAAGGTCCCGTGGAACTGAGAAGaggctggagaaggaagaaacaacACCTCTCCTTGTTCAGTGATGTGTTGGTTGTGTCTCACAACCT GCGTAAGAGAAAGTTCAAGACCAAACATATCATCCCCCTGAGTTACCTGTGGATGGGTGACTATGTGGACATAGTCGGGAGAGACAGCAGCTCTGCTTGCAAGTCCATTCTCCTGTCCTGGCCCGTGGGAAATTTTGTGGCCACCTTTCG AGTGCTCAAGGTTACCAGCTGTGGTTCTGTCGTGGCTCTGAGAAAGCCCCAGGCCTAG
- the LOC142836409 gene encoding rho GTPase-activating protein 20-like isoform X1, whose amino-acid sequence MRNSLNTFNRRESRNLTAFPALPGLYVEQPDIQGRFILKPREAARSQKQSNTEEPRATKRRPFISRWFHRGSVIHQDQLCTALPVAKTGKLFGNDLSAICEDGNLPTAILDILSFISEKGPITEGIFRTSGDIRAFRALKERLDSGTEVNLNNESVPVVASILKEFLQNIPGSVLTSGLYDEWLGVPDQECEEKKVAAAQSLLEQIPQPNVFLLKTLFGILYKIEQNSELNHMTSSNLAVCIALSILCLPGSSNSELLDVSRKISLVSFLTENYPKIFGEGIPVHHESPSVCSDGENTYNALNTQTDKIVMEESEREEDPCPSGSTCPHRQ is encoded by the exons ATGAGGAACAGCCTAAATACCTTCAATCGAAGGGAATCAAGAAATCTCACAGCTTTTCCTGCCCTGCCTGGGCTGTATGTGGAACAACCAGATATACAGGGACGATTCATCCTAAAGCCCAGAGAAGCAGCAAGAAGTCAGAAGCAGAGCA ATACAGAGGAGCCAAGAGCTACGAAAAGACGGCCTTTCATATCTCGGTGGTTCCACAGGGGCTCTGTGATTCACCAGGACCAATTGTGCACAGCCCTGCCCGTTGCTAAGACAGGAAAACTCTTTGGAAATGATCTGTCTGCCATTTGTGAGGATGGCAATCTGCCCACAGCAATTCTG gaCATCCTATCCTTTATTAGTGAAAAAGGGCCAATCACTGAAGGCATCTTCAGAACATCAGGTGATATAAGGGCATTCCGAGCCCTAAAAGAAAGACTGGATTCTGGGACAGAAGTGAACTTGAACAACGAAAGTGTCCCTGTGGTGGCATCTATCTTAAAG GAATTTCTTCAAAATATACCAGGCAGTGTGCTGACGTCTGGACTTTATGATGAATGGCTCGGTGTCCCTGACCAAGAGTGTGAAGAGAAGAAAGTAGCTGCAGCACAGAG TCTTTTAGAGCAAATACCCCAACCGAAtgtctttcttttgaaaacactTTTTGGGATATTGTACAAAATTGAGCAAAACTCTGAACTCAACCATATGACATCATCAAATTTAGCTGTTTGCATCGCTCTGAGTATTCTATGCCTGCCTGGTTCCAGCAACTCGGAACTGCTAGATGTCTCCAGAAAG ATTTCTCTGGTCAGTTTCCTAACTGAGAATTATCCAAAAATATTTGGAGAAGGCATTCCAGTTCATCATGAGAGTCCATCGGTTTGCTCTGATGGGGAGAACACTTACAATGCCCTTAACACTCAAACTGACAAAATTGTGATGGAAGAAAGTGAGCGTGAAGAAGACCCCTGCCCCAGTGGCAGCACGTGCCCCCACAGGCAATGA
- the LOC142836409 gene encoding rho GTPase-activating protein 20-like isoform X2, translating to METLEEKAAGEKHRTLLCQGPVELRRGWRRKKQHLSLFSDVLVVSHNLRKRKFKTKHIIPLSYLWMGDYVDIVGRDSSSACKSILLSWPVGNFVATFRSMEQKDRWYSFLQRVLKVTSCGSVVALRKPQA from the exons atggAAACCCTTGAGGAGAAAGCCGCGGGAGAGAAACATCGAACCTTGCTCTGCCAAGGTCCCGTGGAACTGAGAAGaggctggagaaggaagaaacaacACCTCTCCTTGTTCAGTGATGTGTTGGTTGTGTCTCACAACCT GCGTAAGAGAAAGTTCAAGACCAAACATATCATCCCCCTGAGTTACCTGTGGATGGGTGACTATGTGGACATAGTCGGGAGAGACAGCAGCTCTGCTTGCAAGTCCATTCTCCTGTCCTGGCCCGTGGGAAATTTTGTGGCCACCTTTCG TTCTATGGAACAGAAAGATCGGTGGTATTCTTTTCTCCAAAG AGTGCTCAAGGTTACCAGCTGTGGTTCTGTCGTGGCTCTGAGAAAGCCCCAGGCCTAG